Proteins encoded in a region of the Micropterus dolomieu isolate WLL.071019.BEF.003 ecotype Adirondacks linkage group LG09, ASM2129224v1, whole genome shotgun sequence genome:
- the hoxa1a gene encoding homeobox protein Hox-A1a codes for MSSFLDYSVMSGESGSCSVRAFHSDHGITTFQSCAVTVNNCGADDRFMASRASPDGIPHQAGSYQATANSVGLAYGAHPACSSSYGPQSFCTTYNHYALNQEVDSTASFPQCGPLMYSGNISSSMVSQHRQGFSAAPLGQLQYAHAAYGGGHEQATPFPGCSNPLSPLHAAHLEACCSPLSEGASSAQTFDWMKVKRNPPKTGRSGEYGYGGQPNTVRTNFTTKQLTELEKEFHFNKYLTRARRVEIAAALLLNETQVKIWFQNRRMKQKKREKEGMLPAKAPSSDPGERIQKKMDDVESEKSVSAPSTPSPTSSTVSSTGTDAYSSN; via the exons ATGAGCAGCTTCTTAGACTACTCGGTGATGAGCGGCGAAAGTGGCTCATGCTCTGTCAGGGCTTTCCACTCGGACCACGGGATTACAACTTTCCAGTCCTGCGCGGTTACTGTCAACAACTGCGGGGCGGATGACCGCTTCATGGCAAGCAGGGCTTCCCCTGACGGCATCCCTCACCAGGCGGGGTCATACCAGGCTACTGCGAACTCTGTGGGTCTCGCCTATGGGGCCCATCCGGCCTGCAGCTCCAGCTATGGACCCCAAAGTTTCTGTACTACTTATAACCATTACGCGCTCAACCAGGAAGTGGACTCCACAGCGAGCTTCCCCCAGTGCGGCCCACTGATGTACTCGGGTAACATTTCTTCCTCCATGGTCTCTCAGCATCGCCAAGGTTTCAGTGCCGCCCCCCTGGGTCAGCTGCAGTATGCCCACGCTGCCTATGGCGGCGGGCACGAGCAAGCAACCCCTTTTCCTGGGTGCTCAAACCCGCTGTCACCACTGCACGCCGCTCACTTGGAGGCTTGCTGTTCACCTCTGTCTGAAGGCGCATCTTCTGCACAGACCTTCGATTGGATGAAAGTCAAGAGGAACCCACCAAAAACAG GCAGGTCTGGGGAGTACGGTTATGGGGGTCAGCCGAACACGGTCCGGACCAACTTTACCACCAAGCAGCTGACGGAGCTGGAAAAGGAGTTCCACTTCAACAAGTACCTGACCCGTGCGCGGCGCGTTGAGATCGCGGCCGCGCTGCTGCTGAACGAGACTCAGGTGAAAATCTGGTTCCAGAACCGGAGGatgaagcagaagaagagggagaaagaagggATGCTGCCTGCCAAAGCTCCATCCTCAGACCCGGGAGAGAGGATTCAAAAGAAAATGGACGATGTAGAGTCAGAGAAGTCTGTCTCAGCCCCTTCTACTCCATCTCCCACATCCTCCACGGTGTCTTCCACGGGAACTGATGCTTATTCCTCCAACTAA